The DNA segment CGCCCATCAACGCAGAACTGTCATAAGGAATTAACATACCGATGACGAAAATAGCTAAAATATAAAACAGTAAAATTCTCCAAAAGACTTGTTTAATTGCTTTTGGTACTGCACGTTCTGGGTTTTCAGATTCACCAGCTGTGATACCAATTAATTCAGTTCCTTGGAAAGAGAAGCCTGCAACTAAGAATACACCTAATATTGAAAGTAAACTACCATTTAATCCATCACCTAAAATCGGACCTTGACCTTTAGTAAATGTATCAAAGCCAACAAACTTACCACCCATGATACCTAATATCGTAAGTAAGCCGATGATGATAAATATAATCACGGTAACTACTTTAATTAATGCAAACCAATATTCACTTTCGCCGTACACTCTAACTGAAAGTGAGTTTAAACCGAAGATAATTACTAGGAATAAACAACTCCAAACCCATGCCGGGATAGCTGTCAATGGCGTCCAATATTCTATTACCTGTGCGGCTATCGTGACGTCTGCAGCCACCGTAATGACCCAGTTAAACCAGTAATTCCACCCTAATGCAAATCCTAGTGAGGGATCTACAAATCGTGTAGCATAAGTACTAAATGACCCCGAAACTGGAAGGTAAGTGGCCATTTCTCCTAACGAGGTCATCAGGAAGAACACCATTGCACCAATAATCGCATATGCAAGTAATGCCCCTAATGCACCTGCATCATGTATAGCGCCACCTGACGTCATAAATAAACCTGTACCAATACATCCACCTATTGCAATCATGGATATGTGGCGATCTTTTAAACCTCTTTGTACTCCATCATTTTGACTTTGTTGTTTTGCCATAAAAGCTTCCTTTCTTTAAACTTAGAGGCTAACTTTCTATAAGGTTAAATTTCATGAGTTGCTGAACGTAATACATACTAATATTTATAAAATTACGTTTTTGCTTCTATCATGTAAATCAATAACCCAGCATTAAAAGGGTGCATACCTTTTGATATGCACCCTTAACTCAAACACTTATATAGGTAGCACATCACATATGTGACAGTCCAGTTCCTTTCGGTAACTGACCCAACTCTTATTGTATATGGGCAATAAAAGCTTCGGCATTTTTACCTTTCATCAATCCAACATGTATCCCATATGATTTCTGGATAATTACTCCTTAAAAATGCAACCTCTAACTCAAATTTTTATTAATTTCACTGATTAACAATATACATTAAATAATTTATCTTTTCAAGTTATCTTTGTTTTTTCAAACGAATCTCATCAACCAAGTTCCAAATAAACTCATCTCTTTCCATTGTTTCTTGGTCTTGAGAGCCATACTTTCTAACGTTAACTTCTTTATTTTCAACTTCTTTATCCCCGACTACGATTTGGTATGGGATTTTGTGCATTTGAGCTTCTCTAATTTTGTATCCCATTTTCTCATTGCGGTCATCAATTTCAACTCTTACGCCTTGTGATTTAAGTTCATCTTGTAAAGAGCGCGCATAATCATAGTGTAAATCAACATTTACTGGAATGATTTCGACTTGCTTAGGCGCTAACCATGTAGGGAATGCACCTTTAGTCTCTTCAGTTAAGAAGGCAACAAAACGTTCCATTGTAGAAACGACACCACGGTGGATCACTACTGGACGATGTTGTTCTCCATCATTACCGATATATGTTAAATCAAATTTTTGCGGTAATAAGAAGTCCAACTGCGCTGTAGATAATGTCTCTTCTTTACCCATAGCAGTTTGTACTTGCACGTCTAATTTAGGACCGTAGAACGCTGCTTCGCCAATTGCTTCTTCATATTGTAAACCTAATTCATCAACCGCTTCTTTCAACATGCTTTCGGCTTTATTCCACATTTCATCGTCATCGAAATATTTCTCTTTATCTTCAGGATCGCGATAACTTAATCTGAATGAATAATCTTCGAAATTAAAGTCATTATATACATCAATAATTAAGTTTACGACGCGTTTAAATTCTTCTTTAATTTGATCTGGTCTTACAAAGATGTGTGCGTCATTTAGTGTCATCCCTCTTACACGTTGTAAACCAGAAACGGCACCACTCGCTTCATAACGATGCATTGTACCTAATTCAGCGATACGTATAGGTAATTCACGATAAGAATGCGGTTTATTAGCATAGACCATCATATGGTGAGGACAGTTCATTGGTCTTAATACCATTTCTTCGTTTTCATCTAATTTCATTGTAGGGAACATGTCATCTTGATAGTGATCCCAGTGGCCTGATGTTTTATAAAGATCAGCGTTTGCCATGATTGGTGTATACACATGGTCGTAACCCATTTCCACTTCTTTATCAACAATATAGCGTTCAATTTCTCGACGAATTGTCGCCCCGTTTGGTAACCATAATGGTAAACCTGCACCTACGAGTTGGTTATTTGTAAATAACTCTAAGTCTTTACCAATTTTACGATGGTCCCGTTCTTTACGCTCTTCTAACATTTGTAAATGTGCTTTTAAATCCTTTTTGTCGAAAAATGCTGTACCGTATATACGTTGCAACATTTTATTATCGTTATCTCCACGCCAGTAAGCACCTGCAGTAGATAGAAGTTTAAATTCTTTAATCTTCGCAGTAGTAGGTACATGGACACCTCTACATAAATCTGTAAATTCACCTTGAGAATACAACGTTACATTTTCGCCTTCAGGTATCGCATCGATTAATTCTAATTTATATGGGTCATCACTAAAGAATGATTTAGCTTCTTCTCTAGTTACCACTTTTCGTTCAATTGAATAATTTTCATTAACAATTTGTTTCATTGTCTTTTCAATTTTTTCGAAATCATCTGAAGAAATATTTTCGTCTGTATCAAAGTCGTAATAGAAACCACCTTCGATAACAGGACCGACACCAAATTTCACATCGCCGTATAATCTTTTTAATGCTTGAGCCATAAGATGTGCAGTAGAATGTCGTAATACTTCTAATGCTTCTTCACTACCAGGCGTCACGATTTCAAGTGCCCCATCTTCTTCAATCGGTCTTGTTAAATCAATCATTTGATCGTCTAATTTACCTGCGACTGCTTTTTTTCTTAAACCTAGACTAATTGAATGTGCAATTTCTTCAGTTGTTGTACCTTTATCAAACGCCTTTGAATTACCATCAGGAAATGTAATATTAATTTGATCCATGATATATCCTCCCTATTTTTGAAATTTAAATCGAAGTTGCACGTGATGTACCAATTAATTATGGTTGAAAATGAAAAAGACCCCATCCCAAAAGGGACGAGGTCTTCGCGGTACCACCCTAAATAAAAGCGACTAACTATAAGAAAGCCACTCTACTCTACTTAAGATAACGGTCTTGAGCCGGATGTTCATTACAACATCATTGACAAAGTAGTAATGTATAAATGAATTTGCCAAATTCTCATCTTCTTTGACTCTCTGTAAAGTTCTAGTTTATACATCATGTCTTTGTGTCGTTTCACTTCGATTTAGATTTAATTATATTATACATCATTTGTTATAATTTTCAATCGTTCCGGTAATTTTCGCCTTCTAAGAAATATGGTTTTGCTAATGTTTTAATGCGCTCCATAATTCTCGCCGCTTTGGTTTTATCAGTACCAGCACGAGAGACCGATAAATGAAACTCTAATTCTTCAAAACTTAAATTTGAACTGAAGAATGTTGGAAGTTCTTGAACCATACGATAATGGAGAAGCGGTCCTAAAACCTCATCTCTTACCCACGGTGTAATCTCTTCTGCTCCGATATCATCGAGCATTAAGATATTTGATTCTCGAACTTTCTGCAAGTTTTTTTCAAAACTACCATCTTTAAATCCGCCTTTTAACGTTCGTATAAACTCAGGTGTATATATAATTGTTGAAGGAATCTTTTTAGACTTTAATTGGTTTGCCATGGCACCTAAAATAAACGATTTACCTGTACCAAAAGGTCCATATAAATATAAACCTTTCACAGAATCGTCTTGATCAACTAACTTTCGACAAATTTCATGTGCTTCTTTAGCAATATTAAGTCTGCCTCTACCTTTTAAATAAATATCATCGAGCTTTGCATTTAAAGTATCTCGTTGCATATGATGTGAGGTGATTAAGCTAGCGTTAAACTTCTCTTCATCATGCTTCACTTTACAAGGGCATTGTAAGTAGCGAATTTTGATTCTGTTTTGATCGACATATAGCTCGGGAACATGCCCCTGTACAAAGTTTGGACAATCTTCAAATCGGTGGCCGTCATACACTTTTTGTTGGTCTTTGTATTCTTGCAAAATATTTAAATCTTCATCTATCATTGCGTTTGTTATTTCAGCTTGGTGTTCTTGAAGAAATGCTTTGACATCGGGATTATTGACGACGTTCTTTTTAATTTTTTCAATGCGGTTTGTTAAAGCCTTTGAATCACCCATGATTTGGTTGAAAGATTTCATTCATCACCCTCCTTCCATGTTTCCTTTAATTCTTTAAGAAATGCTTCTTTATCTCGTTCAAAGTCTTCATCAACGGTATCTTTATTTTGATATTGTGGGTTATCTCGTTCTTCTAACCATTTTGGTGTCATTTCTCTTGAAGGTAATTGTTGTTGACGATAAGTTGCTTTTCCTTTTTCATTTGATGATTGATTTGTTTTCAGTTGGTTTACCTTTTTAGCATGTTCATATGCTTGTTTCGCCGTTTTGATGCCTAATTTTTTCCAGTTAGATGCTACCTCAAAAATATAAGACTTCGGAAGTTTCATATCTTCCTTTAACATGACAAACTGAAGTAATATGTTAATCACACCAAATGGCAACTTTTCGCGTTCTATTAATTCTTCGACCATCAGTTTCTGTTTAAAAGTTGGTTCAGACTCTGACCATGACACAAGCATATCTATAGGACTCGTCGTTTCTAACTGTTCTAACCAATCATCTGCTTTACTCTCTTGAGTTGTGACATCTGTCGATTGTGAAATGGACACTTTGTTGTCATTTTCTTTGACTTGTAACGATGGATATTGTTGTTCATGTTCTATTAAATAGTATGACCTAGCTTGCTTTCTTAATTCTTCAAATGACAACTCTTGTGCACTCGTGATAGATTTTAAAATAATCCGTTTCATAGCTTCTGGCGTTAACCCATATAAAGTTGCAAGTTGAATAATTAAGGCCTTCGCATCTTGCGTTATAATTTGTTTGCTGACAAAGTGAGATTCCAACAAGTCATATAATAGTTCAAAGTCAAATTTAATTTCTGACAAATCTACTCCATCATATGTTTCTTCACCTTGAATATGTTGCGTATCTTCATTAACAGAATGACGCGGTACTTTAAACACATCCGTAAACTTACGAGTAATATTTTGATATTGAGCTAAATTGACGTCATCATGCGTTTCGAAGTATTGCTTTAACTGTAAATAACGCTGTTTACTCACTTCACTAAATAAATAAACAGATAACATCGGATCATTAAAAAATTGTTTAGCAGACGGAGGTTGAACGAGTTTATAAACAAAAGATGAAAGTTGTTCATCATGTTTTGCATAAGATTGAACAAGTCCGATAGCTTCCAATAAATCCATACTTTTACGAAAGTCTATTAAATTAATTTTAAGCTCACTCATTATAATATAATGCGTTAATACATCAGAAGATTGCTGAGCTACGAATTGATTGAGATAATGATAAACACCTATCGCATTTGGGCCAGTTAAAGGGGTGAACAGACGATTTAATATATCCAAATGATGTTGAGTTAAATCAAAATGTCTTATGACCGTAAAGTTATCATGTGGTCTTAATCCAAAGTCTTCTGATTGTAAACCCATTAATCATCACTCCGTTTATCCTCTGAAAGAATACCTTGCATGGATTGTAATAACTGATCCACGTCTTTAAATTCTTTATATACAGAGGCAAATCTAACATAAGAAACTTGATCCACTTCCATCAATAAATCCATCACATAATTCCCTA comes from the Staphylococcus hsinchuensis genome and includes:
- a CDS encoding amino acid permease, which produces MAKQQSQNDGVQRGLKDRHISMIAIGGCIGTGLFMTSGGAIHDAGALGALLAYAIIGAMVFFLMTSLGEMATYLPVSGSFSTYATRFVDPSLGFALGWNYWFNWVITVAADVTIAAQVIEYWTPLTAIPAWVWSCLFLVIIFGLNSLSVRVYGESEYWFALIKVVTVIIFIIIGLLTILGIMGGKFVGFDTFTKGQGPILGDGLNGSLLSILGVFLVAGFSFQGTELIGITAGESENPERAVPKAIKQVFWRILLFYILAIFVIGMLIPYDSSALMGGEDSVATSPFTLVFKNAGLAFAASFMNAVILTSVLSAGNSGMYASTRMLYSMSKDKLAFSAFGKTNKNGVPYIALLVTGLLVIGIFVLQHLSGDAYQYIVAASGMTGFIAWVGIAISHYRFRKAFDKQKHDKSKLKYRATLFPFGPIFAGILCVIVIIGQDVDFIKTGHFDLNRFIITYMGIPVFLVFFLYHKLRYKTKKIPLDKVDLRQDVQMEEFEKNK
- the thrS gene encoding threonine--tRNA ligase codes for the protein MDQINITFPDGNSKAFDKGTTTEEIAHSISLGLRKKAVAGKLDDQMIDLTRPIEEDGALEIVTPGSEEALEVLRHSTAHLMAQALKRLYGDVKFGVGPVIEGGFYYDFDTDENISSDDFEKIEKTMKQIVNENYSIERKVVTREEAKSFFSDDPYKLELIDAIPEGENVTLYSQGEFTDLCRGVHVPTTAKIKEFKLLSTAGAYWRGDNDNKMLQRIYGTAFFDKKDLKAHLQMLEERKERDHRKIGKDLELFTNNQLVGAGLPLWLPNGATIRREIERYIVDKEVEMGYDHVYTPIMANADLYKTSGHWDHYQDDMFPTMKLDENEEMVLRPMNCPHHMMVYANKPHSYRELPIRIAELGTMHRYEASGAVSGLQRVRGMTLNDAHIFVRPDQIKEEFKRVVNLIIDVYNDFNFEDYSFRLSYRDPEDKEKYFDDDEMWNKAESMLKEAVDELGLQYEEAIGEAAFYGPKLDVQVQTAMGKEETLSTAQLDFLLPQKFDLTYIGNDGEQHRPVVIHRGVVSTMERFVAFLTEETKGAFPTWLAPKQVEIIPVNVDLHYDYARSLQDELKSQGVRVEIDDRNEKMGYKIREAQMHKIPYQIVVGDKEVENKEVNVRKYGSQDQETMERDEFIWNLVDEIRLKKQR
- the dnaI gene encoding primosomal protein DnaI: MKSFNQIMGDSKALTNRIEKIKKNVVNNPDVKAFLQEHQAEITNAMIDEDLNILQEYKDQQKVYDGHRFEDCPNFVQGHVPELYVDQNRIKIRYLQCPCKVKHDEEKFNASLITSHHMQRDTLNAKLDDIYLKGRGRLNIAKEAHEICRKLVDQDDSVKGLYLYGPFGTGKSFILGAMANQLKSKKIPSTIIYTPEFIRTLKGGFKDGSFEKNLQKVRESNILMLDDIGAEEITPWVRDEVLGPLLHYRMVQELPTFFSSNLSFEELEFHLSVSRAGTDKTKAARIMERIKTLAKPYFLEGENYRND
- a CDS encoding replication initiation and membrane attachment family protein: MGLQSEDFGLRPHDNFTVIRHFDLTQHHLDILNRLFTPLTGPNAIGVYHYLNQFVAQQSSDVLTHYIIMSELKINLIDFRKSMDLLEAIGLVQSYAKHDEQLSSFVYKLVQPPSAKQFFNDPMLSVYLFSEVSKQRYLQLKQYFETHDDVNLAQYQNITRKFTDVFKVPRHSVNEDTQHIQGEETYDGVDLSEIKFDFELLYDLLESHFVSKQIITQDAKALIIQLATLYGLTPEAMKRIILKSITSAQELSFEELRKQARSYYLIEHEQQYPSLQVKENDNKVSISQSTDVTTQESKADDWLEQLETTSPIDMLVSWSESEPTFKQKLMVEELIEREKLPFGVINILLQFVMLKEDMKLPKSYIFEVASNWKKLGIKTAKQAYEHAKKVNQLKTNQSSNEKGKATYRQQQLPSREMTPKWLEERDNPQYQNKDTVDEDFERDKEAFLKELKETWKEGDE